A region of Stegostoma tigrinum isolate sSteTig4 chromosome 5, sSteTig4.hap1, whole genome shotgun sequence DNA encodes the following proteins:
- the plag1 gene encoding zinc finger protein PLAG1 isoform X2, with protein MICRNLGQRATAQNKVSLKQSSTMESGIFVMCRTRKKIILNRHMTTHSPQKTHKCTYCEKMFHRKDHLKNHLRTHDPNKEAFKCEECGKNYNTKLGYKRHLALHAATSGDLTCKVCLQTFESTGVLLEHLRTHAGKSSGTKEKKHQCDHCDRCFYTRKDVRRHMVVHTGRKDFLCQYCAQRFGRKDHLTRHMKKSHSQELLKVKTEPPDFMDLFSSNTSLSIKDELTPVMSVVSSELTSRPFTNALQMNIYSAHIQTMQTLGSANQMVSTPLPLGMGCPLEIESSIRSSQELSSKYFLGSTSYAIAVPEKGQPLKNEIDSYLMDLQSDLLSSSHDTQSSPSKLGLELPAGSLGDGYGDILLSKSPAVRSEPLNSSSLDFSQLLSFLPLNSTAYNQPVSLGNPGMCYTQDEPHPSLIPLASQSQDSHETGNSIALHALHPLSTVFTTSLSTTTLPRFHQAFQ; from the coding sequence GCATATGACCACCCATTCACCTCAGAAGACCCACAAGTGTACTTATTGTGAGAAAATGTTCCATCGTAAAGATCATCTAAAAAACCATCTACGGACTCATGATCCAAACAAGGAAGCCTTCAAGTGTGAGGAATGTGGGAAAAACTACAATACAAAGCTTGGCTATAAACGTCATCTGGCTCTACATGCTGCAACTAGTGGTGACCTTACCTGTAAAGTGTGCTTACAAACATTTGAAAGCACAGGTGTGTTACTGGAGCACCTGAGGACACATGCTGGCAAGTCAAGtggcacaaaggaaaaaaaacaccagTGTGACCACTGTGACCGTTGTTTTTATACTCGGAAAGATGTTCGGAGACACATGGTAGTACACACTGGAAGGAAAGACTTCCTTTGTCAGTACTGTGCCCAGAGATTTGGTCGGAAGGACCACTTGACACGCCACATGAAGAAAAGCCATTCACAGGAGCTGCTGAAGGTGAAAACTGAACCACCAGATTTTATGGATCTATTTAGCTCTAATACGTCATTGTCCATAAAAGATGAGCTAACACCAGTGATGTCTGTGGTTTCCAGTGAGCTGACATCTAGGCCATTTACAAATGCTTTACAAATGAATATTTACAGTGCCCATATTCAAACGATGCAAACTCTAGGGTCAGCAAACCAAATGGTATCCACACCATTGCCTTTAGGAATGGGTTGCCCACTAGAAATTGAATCTTCAATTCGCTCTTCTCAAGAACtctcctcaaaatattttcttGGTTCTACCTCATATGCCATTGCAGTGCCTGAAAAAGGACAGCCATTAAAGAATGAAATAGATAGTTACTTAATGGATCTACAAAGTGATTTGCTTTCCTCCTCCCATGACACTCAATCATCCCCCTCAAAACTAGGGTTGGAATTGCCGGCAGGGTCTCTGGGGGATGGATATGGGGATATTTTACTTTCAAAAAGCCCAGCTGTCCGTAGTGAACCTCTGAATTCATCATCCTTggacttttctcagttgttaAGTTTCTTGCCACTTAATAGCACTGCATACAATCAACCAGTTTCTTTAGGTAATCCTGGAATGTGTTATACACAGGACGAACCTCACCCATCCCTCATTCCTCTTGCATCACAGAGCCAGGATTCACATGAAACTGGCAACAGTATTGCTCTCCATGCTCTTCATCCTTTATCCACAGTCTTCACGACTAGCTTAAGCACAACGACACTACCACGTTTTCACCAGGCTTTTCAGTAG